The DNA segment AACATCGCCAGGTCGCACTCCCTGTCTCCCCAGTAACAGGCCGGATCAAACAGATACGGACCGTCTGGCCCGAGCGCGCAGTTCCCGGACCACAGATCGCCGTGTAATAAAGAAGGCTGTGGCTGGTGGGAGGCGAGACGCTGTTGCACGTGCTCGACGATGGCGTCGATATTGCCAAAAGCAATCCCTTTTTCCGCCGCCAGTTCGAGTTGCCAGCCAATGCGCTGTTCGGCGAAAAAGGTAGACCAGCGGCGCTGCCAGGCATTGGGCTGCGGTGTGGTCGAGAGCGCGTTATCGAAATCCAGCCCAAACTGCGGCTGATCGCTCCATTCATGCAGGTGGGCAAGCTGCTGCCCCAGAATAAACGCACTGTGCGCATCCAACGGACGGGGAGGGAGATAATCCATCACCAGAAAGCTGTAATCACGATCCGCACCCACCGCCCACACTTTGGGGACCGTCACCGTATGGCTGCGTGATAACAGTTCTAATTGATCGGCTTCTGCCGTGAAGCCTGGAAGCAGTTCTCGCTCATCACATTTAACGAAGAAATCGCGTCCCGCATAGCGTAAATGCCACGCGGCATGAATTTCTCCGCCAGGCAGTTCGTTACGCAGTTCGATTTCGCCTTCACCGAGTTGCTCGCTTAAAAGACGACTGATAGCCTGCCACATGATGTCTCTCCCCATGTTGTCTGCCAGATCATAAGGTTAGCGCAAAGATGCGGTTAAAAAACACGAACTAACGCACACCGTGGACGTGTTTTCGCGGTAATGGCATTTATTGTCCGCTGAGATCCCACTCTTCCCAGGTCACCACGCTGACCTCCGGCATTTTATCTAACGCGCTTTCTGCCAGCCCTGCGGCCAGTGCTTTGACCTCCTCCGGACTCTGGGCGCTAATCAACCCAAAGGTATTGGTGCCCAGTTCATGCACATTTCCGTCATCATCTGTGAGGGTGAGCAGAAAACCGGCACGGGTAAGATGGTTGTTCAGTTCATTTATTTCCGTTAAGGAGTCTTCGTGGAACGTGATAGTAACAACATATCGGGTGATTTCCCCACTGGCCATTTGACACCCCTTTGTAATCTCATGAGTTTGTAGCATAGACGGTGAACGCGTAA comes from the Citrobacter amalonaticus genome and includes:
- a CDS encoding fructosamine kinase family protein — encoded protein: MWQAISRLLSEQLGEGEIELRNELPGGEIHAAWHLRYAGRDFFVKCDERELLPGFTAEADQLELLSRSHTVTVPKVWAVGADRDYSFLVMDYLPPRPLDAHSAFILGQQLAHLHEWSDQPQFGLDFDNALSTTPQPNAWQRRWSTFFAEQRIGWQLELAAEKGIAFGNIDAIVEHVQQRLASHQPQPSLLHGDLWSGNCALGPDGPYLFDPACYWGDRECDLAMLPLHTEQPPQIYDGYQSVSPLPLDFLDRQPVYQLYTLLNRARLFGGQHLVIAQKAMDRLLAA
- the ghoS gene encoding type V toxin-antitoxin system endoribonuclease antitoxin GhoS — translated: MASGEITRYVVTITFHEDSLTEINELNNHLTRAGFLLTLTDDDGNVHELGTNTFGLISAQSPEEVKALAAGLAESALDKMPEVSVVTWEEWDLSGQ